The Alphaproteobacteria bacterium GM7ARS4 genomic sequence TTGGAGGTTGCCGATGTGATGTTTAGGAATGCTCTCATCACGCCGCAGACACCCCCCGGTGGCAAGCGTGTGAATCGTGTCTATATCGAAGCGGGTTGTCATATTGCTCAAGAGATTTATTTTTGCGTGGCGACGAATCGTGCGACAGGAGGTAACGACCTCATTGCGTCGAAAGAGGGTGGCGTGAATATCGAGGAGGTTGCTGAGCGGGATAGTTCTCTTATCGAGCGTTTGTGCCTTCCCAGCGGTGGCGACTTACAACCTCACCATGTGCGTCGTTTATGTTATGCTCTGGGGCTCAGTGGGCGCGAGGGGCGCAAGATGCAAGCGGTGATGGTATCGATTTACAAGGCATTTTGCGCTTTGGATGCGAGCCTCATAGAGACAAATCCCATTGCTGTGACGAAAGAGGGCGATGTGTTGGTGTTAGATTGTAAGATGACGTTCGATGATAACGCCCTCTATCGCCAGAGGCAGGTGGAGGAGATGCGTGATGATGATGAAATGGACCCTTTAGAGTTAGAGGCGTCTCGCCATGACCTCAACTATGTCAAATTGGATGGCAATATAGGGCTTATGGTGAATGGGGCGGGTTTGTCTATGGCGACGATGGACATTATCAAGTATTTTGGCGGTGAGGCGGCCAATTTCATGGATGTGGCGGGTGCGGCGACGCCGCAACGTGTGGCGGCGGCGTTCAAATTAATTTATCGCGATGAGGATGTGCAAGGTATTTTGCTTAATATTTTTGGTGGGATGATGCGATGCAATGATATTGCGGAGGGTCTTGTCAATGCGGCCCGTGATGTTGGTTTAGCGAAGCCTTTAGTGGTTCGTCTGGAGGGGACGAATGTGGAAGAGGGGCGTAAGATTCTCAAGGAGTCGGGATTGTCGATAGAACCCAAAGCCACGATGGAGGACGCGGCGCGGGCGATTGTCGAGTCTGTCAAGGGGAGAGCGTGATGGCCATTTTATTGAACAAAGAGACAAAGGTTATTTGTCAAGGTTTTACGGGGACTCAAGGCACATTTCACTCTCAGCGCGCTTTGGAGGCGGGGACGGTGCTTGTGGGTGGTGTGACGCCGGATAAGGGGGGGCAGACCCATTTAGGCTTGCCTGTTTTTAATACGATAGCGGAGGCGGTGGACAAGACGGGGTGTAATGCCAGCGGTGTTTTTGTGCCTCCTCCTTTTGCTGCCGATGCCATTCTCGAGGGTGTCGAGGCGGGCCTTGATTTGATCGTTTGTATCACCGATGGTGTTCCTGTGCGTGATATGCAGAGGGTGAAGCGCGATATGCGTGGGCGTAAGACGCGTCTCATTGGTCCTAATTGCCCTGGTGTTTTGAGTCCGCGCTTTGGTAAGATCGGGATTATTCCCAGCTATATCTGTAAGGAGGGACGGATAGGCGTCATCTCTCGTTCAGGCACTCTGTCCTACGAGACGGCTGTTCAATTATCGGCGTCCAATATGGGGCAGTCAACGATTGTGGGGATAGGTGGTGACCCCGTCAATGGCACGAATTATGCTGATGTTTTAGAATTGTTCATGGATGATGACGACACGGACGGCATTGTCATTATCGGTGAAATTGGTGGCACGGCAGAGATTGACGTAGCCCAGATGATTAAGCGTTTAGGGAAAAAGGCAAAGCCCGTGGCGGCATTTGTTGCGGGGGCTTCGGCGCCACAAGGGCGTAAATTGGGGCATGCGGGGGCTATTGTGTCGAGCGGAGAAGAGACGGCAGAAGCAAAAAAGGAGGCATTAAAGAGCGCGGGGGCTATCATTGCCGAGACCATTATCGATATTGGTAAGGCGATGAAGCAGGCGCTCGACAAGAAAACATAAAACACCCATAGGATGGAAAGCGTATGAGGTCACATAACGTTCTTATATCATATACGGGGCCTGATAGGCCGGGCTTGATTTCGGGGGTTACGGCATTGTTGTTTGATGAGGGGGGAAGTCTCCATGACATTACGTTTGCTGCGTTAGGTCAGGGCGCGGAGTTGGCGTTCATTTATGAGATGCCATCGACGGGGCTCACGGTGGAGGCTCTCAAGGACAAGCTCACATCGATTAAGGGGGTGCAAGATGGCGCTATCGCCGTGTCTCCCTTTAACCTCAAGACGGAGCGTGGTCCTTCCAATCGGGTGACGCACCGCTTTGTCTTGTCGGGTAAAGACAAACGTGGTTTTATTCGTGATATGGTTGAGACGCTGGATTCATGTGCGGCGATTATCGTCAGAATGAATGCGGAGCGTTTTCATGGGCGGAAGGGTGACGTCTATTTTGCTCGTTTTGCTGTTGCGTTGCGTCAGGAGAAATCTGCTGATTGTCTTGCTTTGGTCGCGAAACTGGCCAGTAACTACGAGATGAGTCTACGTTACGAGACGGCGTGATTGTCGTAGGGTGTGTGTCCCTATGTCTTCTCTTTGGTGACGCGCTGCTGATGTCTGGGCGAGGCGGGCGATTCCAAGAAGGATTTGTTTGCTTTTTGTCTCATGGGCGTCATATCCTCCGCTTTTGCTGGTGATTTCTCCTTGAGTGAGTCTGGCGATGGCGTGCATGATGTTTGTGCTGGACCAGCGTGAGAGTTGTTCTTCGAAGGCTTGTTTGTCTTGGAAGAAGACGGGGGGGCGTAGAGACATCATGGCTTGTGTGCGTGATGTGCCAGCATCCATCATGCTGAGACATTGATAGAGACGCATAAAGTGGTTGCCTGTGCTTCGCATGAGCATGGGGAGGGGCATGGCTTGTTCTTGTGCCTTGTCGAGCAATGCGTTTGTCTGTGCGACGTCGCCTTTCCCAATGTGAAAGGCGATCGTTTGAGCGGTGAGGGCGTGCATGTCTTGGCGGAGACATGCGACACAATCATCATATGTGATATGGCGCTTATTGCCGACATACAGGACCATTTTTTCTACTTCTCGTTTTGTGACATGACGCTCTTCACCTAAAAAAGCCGTGAGGAATTGGAGAGTCCCATGGTCCATAGATTTATCGGCATGGTGGAGAAGATGGCGTATATAGTCGATGGTTTGATGGCTATATTCGCTATAGCATGGGACGATAGCGCAGCGTTTTTCTTGTTCGAAGAGTTGACGTAACGAAGAGCGTTTATCTAGGCGGCTACATGTGATGATGATTGTATTGGCTTTTTTTGTTGCCTTTAAGAGTGTTTGCATGGGTTTATGGAGGAAGTCGCCGCCATTTTTGACCCATATAAGCCGTTCTTTGCCGTTGAGAGCGATGGAGTAGGCATGAGAGAGCAAGAGCTGAGGTTCTGATGTCAGCGTTTCTCCCTGTAAGGGAACAAAGACAAAGGGGTCGTCGCTGTCGTCCTCTAGGATGGCATGGCGTAGTGCTTGGGCAAAATCTAGGGCAAGCCCTTGATTGCTTCCATAGAAGAGGACGGCTTGGCTATTGGTGTGTTGCTTCTGTTTAATCCAGTTGTGGACGTTTTTTGCTTGGAGGATCATGGCGTTCTTGTTTTTGCGGTGCGTGTGTGTTTTTTCATGAACCCGTGGACGCTCAGGGAGATACTCTCGGCAAGTTTTTTGAGGAGTCTTTTTTTATATTCTCGTGCTGAGACGACATTGGCATATGCTTGTTGTAGGTAATCGTAGCTTGTATTCAAGGTGCGTGTGTTGCGGAAGATGATTTTATTGTTTTTGATATCGCGTAGCATGAACGCTGCTTGCACGGCAACGTTGGTGCGTGAGAAGGTTGCGTCACTCTCGAGGCTAGAGAAAGAGCCTTCACTTTTGAGCTGTATGATGAGTTCATAGCGCGCTGTGTTCTCTTGACGGTAGGGTGAGAGATGTTGTTCTAGATATGTGCGTAAAATCTGTCCTTGCCGTTCGGGGATGTGGGCGATGGCGATGGACGTCAGGAGTGGCGTACTGCCCTCCTGATGGCTATGCGTGCCGTAGAGTGGCGTGAAACTACAGCCGTGGAGAGGGAGGATACAGAGGGTCAGGGAAGCAAGTGCTTTATAGAGATGGTGAGACATGGTCATGCTCTGTGGAGAATTGTTTTTGAATGAATCTGGCCCCTTGTTTTATCCCTTCATTGTCGATGGCATGTCCGAGATGTGGGCGACTGATGGTGTGATGTTTGACGCCGTGCTGGGCGAGCCATGTGCTTGTTTGCGCCATGAGTTCATGGTCTACGACTGAGTCTTGCTGGCCGTGGATAAGCAAAATATCGGGTCTGGCGATAATATCTTGTGCGCGCAAGGGATAAAGGGCGCAAGAATAGCCAAGGATCGCTTTAAGATGTGGATATGCCGTGAGTCCTATATGCAGGGCGACCATGCCTCCCTGTGAGAAACCGCATACGATCGTCCTACGGGGCGTGATGTGATAGAGAGCGTGTGCTTGTTCGAGATAATCGATGAGGACGGATTGGTGCTGTTTTGCTTGTTGGGCGATATGGTCGGGGGTGAAAGGTTGTAGGCTAAACCATTGTCGTCCTGTCGGATGGATTTCGCACGGGAAAGGCGCATCTGGCAGGAGGAACGTGGTCTGGGGCATGACTCTGTGCCACGCTGAGGCGATGGGTGCTAGGTCGTTGCCTTGCGCGCCATAGCCATGGAGGAGAATCACAAGGGATTGCGTTTTATCCTTTGCTTTGATAGACTCGGTGTTGAGGGGGAGGCTGGACATGTGAGGGGCGTGTTCTATAGCAGTCTAAGGGCGTCTTTGTGGTAAAGCGATGGCGCTCTTGCCATTGTTCTGTGAGATGACACTATGACACATATCACCATGTATCACAATCCCAATTGCCGTCATAGCTGTGCGGCGCATGCGTGGTTGCGTGATGCATGTCGTCAAGACACAGCGTTGCATATGGACATCGTGCTCTATCTGGAGAAGCCACCGAGCAAGGATGATGTCATGGGATTTTTTCGGCGTATTCATGCTCCTTTGGAACAATTCATCCGCCCCACCCATCCTCTGTATGACACATTGGGTCTCAAGGGAAAGCAGCTGGATGAGGATGATATGGCATCGGTGCTATCGCGCCATCCGCCATTGATGCAAAGGCCTCTTGTTTTTATAGGAGAAGAGGGGATTATTGCGCGGGATATAGACGCGTTGCGCCTCTTTGTGGAAGAGCATCGTGATGATTAACAGGGACAAGCTCATAGGAATCAAACGTTTATGGGCGTCAAAGGAACAACATCGCTCAAAACAACGGCAGGATGAGGGGCATGAGTCCATGCGTCTTCCTCCCGGTCAGCGCCTTGTGAAGAATTGGCCTGTGTTGGATTTAGGGACGCAACCATCCATTTCCCAAGATGGGTGGCGTCTTCGCATTGGTGGTCTTGTGGAGACTCCTCTCTCGATGGATTGGGGGTCTCTTCACGAGCAGAATTTGGTGGAGACGGTGTCAGATATGCATTGCGTGACGACATGGTCGCGCTATGACAATCATTGGCGTGGCTGGCGGACAAAGGATATGCTGTCCCTTGTCAAGCCAAAAGCCCAAGCGCGTTTTGTGATGGTCGTGAGTTATGATGGCTATAAGACGAATGTGCCAGTCGCAGCCTTAGAGAATGACCAGTCTTTATTGGTGATTTCTTGGGAAGGCAAGCCCCTCACGCGTGAGCATGGGGGTCCTGTGCGTCTGCTGATACCGCATCTCTATTTGTGGAAGAGCGCGAAATGGATAAAGGAGATAACCTTTATGGCTGATGACCAGAGGGGTTTTTGGGAGTCCAATGGCTACCATAACCGCGCTGACCCATGGCGTGAAGAGCGCTACGCATCCCAAGAATGAAGAGGCGCGTTTAGCGTTTCCCCTCGAACGCGCGCTCCATGGTGAGGCGTTTATCTTCATCCATAGGGATAAGTCCTTTTTCGACAAGCAATCCTTCTTCGCCTATCATCTCGTCAGAGATGAAGTAAGAGACATAGTCTGCCAAACCTTGGACTTTTCCGAGATGCTCTCCCTTGACATAAAAGTAAAGGGGACGAGAGATAGGCCATGTTCCGTCCTTAATAGAGTCGACGCTGGCTTTTTTCCCGTCGATGCTGGCGATTCGCAGTGAGCCTTGGTTCAAGTAATAGAAATTGAAACCAAAGACGCCAATAGCGCCGGGGTCTTGGAGGATACGGTTTTGCGTAACCGTGTAGTCGCCGTCAATATCCACAGAGCGCCCATCCTTGCGGATTTTTTTGCACTGAGATTTCAGGCTTTCCTCGTTTTTCTCGGCATAGGCTTCCATGAGGGACGTAAACATCTTACATCCGGGGGAAACGCCATGGGATTCGAACACGTCGCGTGTTCCGTGTTTGACGCCCGGGATGAAGAATTGGATCTCTTCATCGGGTAGATTCTCCCGAATGTCTTGCCAAGATGTATAGGGATTAGCGACAACGTCACGCCTGTCTTTGTTGGGGACAGTTTCGCCTAAGGCAAGAAAGACATCCTCTTTTGTCAAGGCGTATTCGACATCGCTACGCGCGGCGCTGGCAAAGACGATCCCGTCAAAGCCGATGACAATTTCGATAACGTCCTTGACTCCGTTCTTGGCACATGCCTCTCGCTCGGATTCCTTGATCTTGCGTGAAGCATTGGCGATATCGATATGCTGTAAGCCAGTTCCTGCACAGAACAATTTGAGGCCTGCCGATGAGCCTCCAGACTCGATGACAGGTGTTCTGTATTGCGGAAATTGGCGACCGAATTCCTCCGCCACGACGATGGCGAAGGGTAGAACGGTGGACGAGCCAGCAATGCTGATGTGACGACGTTCGGACGCGCCGACCTCTTGAGCGTGGATGGCAGCCCATAGAACAGAGATGGCCATACCGATGTTACATAGCTGTTTCATGATGAGAACTCCATTGTAAAAGGTTGAAAGACATTACCAATCGATTCCCAGGCGCGCCTGTAGTCCCGATGGTTTGTCATCTGGTTGCCCCACGATCTTGCGCGTGGCGAGCGCATACTCTAAAGAGAGTTTGACATAGGGATCTGGCTTCCATTGAACGCCAAAGGTGATGGCACGAACGCGGTCATCATTGGCCTCCCCAACCTCGTATGAAGTTGATTGGAAGCGCGCGGAGACAGCGAAAGCGCCAATGCCTCCTTGTCCAAAGGAACGCGCAGGCTTGATACGCTTGAAAGCCCCATCCTTATAGGCATTCCTCTCACCCGTTATCCAAAACGT encodes the following:
- the sucC gene encoding ADP-forming succinate--CoA ligase subunit beta, with amino-acid sequence MNIHEYQGKQLLHQYDVPIPTGDVAYSIHDAERIARWLDEDILVVKAQIHAGGRGKAGGVKIVRSVDDVLEVADVMFRNALITPQTPPGGKRVNRVYIEAGCHIAQEIYFCVATNRATGGNDLIASKEGGVNIEEVAERDSSLIERLCLPSGGDLQPHHVRRLCYALGLSGREGRKMQAVMVSIYKAFCALDASLIETNPIAVTKEGDVLVLDCKMTFDDNALYRQRQVEEMRDDDEMDPLELEASRHDLNYVKLDGNIGLMVNGAGLSMATMDIIKYFGGEAANFMDVAGAATPQRVAAAFKLIYRDEDVQGILLNIFGGMMRCNDIAEGLVNAARDVGLAKPLVVRLEGTNVEEGRKILKESGLSIEPKATMEDAARAIVESVKGRA
- the sucD gene encoding succinate--CoA ligase subunit alpha yields the protein MAILLNKETKVICQGFTGTQGTFHSQRALEAGTVLVGGVTPDKGGQTHLGLPVFNTIAEAVDKTGCNASGVFVPPPFAADAILEGVEAGLDLIVCITDGVPVRDMQRVKRDMRGRKTRLIGPNCPGVLSPRFGKIGIIPSYICKEGRIGVISRSGTLSYETAVQLSASNMGQSTIVGIGGDPVNGTNYADVLELFMDDDDTDGIVIIGEIGGTAEIDVAQMIKRLGKKAKPVAAFVAGASAPQGRKLGHAGAIVSSGEETAEAKKEALKSAGAIIAETIIDIGKAMKQALDKKT
- the holA gene encoding DNA polymerase III subunit delta produces the protein MILQAKNVHNWIKQKQHTNSQAVLFYGSNQGLALDFAQALRHAILEDDSDDPFVFVPLQGETLTSEPQLLLSHAYSIALNGKERLIWVKNGGDFLHKPMQTLLKATKKANTIIITCSRLDKRSSLRQLFEQEKRCAIVPCYSEYSHQTIDYIRHLLHHADKSMDHGTLQFLTAFLGEERHVTKREVEKMVLYVGNKRHITYDDCVACLRQDMHALTAQTIAFHIGKGDVAQTNALLDKAQEQAMPLPMLMRSTGNHFMRLYQCLSMMDAGTSRTQAMMSLRPPVFFQDKQAFEEQLSRWSSTNIMHAIARLTQGEITSKSGGYDAHETKSKQILLGIARLAQTSAARHQREDIGTHTLRQSRRLVT
- a CDS encoding dienelactone hydrolase family protein; its protein translation is MSSLPLNTESIKAKDKTQSLVILLHGYGAQGNDLAPIASAWHRVMPQTTFLLPDAPFPCEIHPTGRQWFSLQPFTPDHIAQQAKQHQSVLIDYLEQAHALYHITPRRTIVCGFSQGGMVALHIGLTAYPHLKAILGYSCALYPLRAQDIIARPDILLIHGQQDSVVDHELMAQTSTWLAQHGVKHHTISRPHLGHAIDNEGIKQGARFIQKQFSTEHDHVSPSL
- a CDS encoding sulfite oxidase-like oxidoreductase, encoding MINRDKLIGIKRLWASKEQHRSKQRQDEGHESMRLPPGQRLVKNWPVLDLGTQPSISQDGWRLRIGGLVETPLSMDWGSLHEQNLVETVSDMHCVTTWSRYDNHWRGWRTKDMLSLVKPKAQARFVMVVSYDGYKTNVPVAALENDQSLLVISWEGKPLTREHGGPVRLLIPHLYLWKSAKWIKEITFMADDQRGFWESNGYHNRADPWREERYASQE
- a CDS encoding substrate-binding domain-containing protein; translated protein: MAISVLWAAIHAQEVGASERRHISIAGSSTVLPFAIVVAEEFGRQFPQYRTPVIESGGSSAGLKLFCAGTGLQHIDIANASRKIKESEREACAKNGVKDVIEIVIGFDGIVFASAARSDVEYALTKEDVFLALGETVPNKDRRDVVANPYTSWQDIRENLPDEEIQFFIPGVKHGTRDVFESHGVSPGCKMFTSLMEAYAEKNEESLKSQCKKIRKDGRSVDIDGDYTVTQNRILQDPGAIGVFGFNFYYLNQGSLRIASIDGKKASVDSIKDGTWPISRPLYFYVKGEHLGKVQGLADYVSYFISDEMIGEEGLLVEKGLIPMDEDKRLTMERAFEGKR